The following coding sequences lie in one Deinococcus cellulosilyticus NBRC 106333 = KACC 11606 genomic window:
- a CDS encoding ImmA/IrrE family metallo-endopeptidase, whose protein sequence is MLRQEKLLVQSLATRESLEQARDILGLDINVLIQALPKIHGMYPEGTDVVFVNLNSLPERQRFVKLHELAHKVLPWQIFSHLETDDVLRGETRENFEIEANMFAAELLFQGARFQNQALLEPLDIRSALKLAQRFGASAQASLQRYVHTHEAPCALVVLNEERTSTVRGPAHTVRQVITSQAFPECTPWWKPGDLLPSEHPLIRHFKRSALTANIPEYITFDTPSGICRCNLQMFRNSYRMMVFLAPQRAQPRRQNSTRSQVQRL, encoded by the coding sequence TTGTTGCGCCAGGAAAAGCTGCTGGTGCAGTCTCTTGCCACCAGGGAAAGCCTGGAACAAGCACGGGACATTCTGGGATTGGACATCAATGTGCTGATTCAGGCGCTCCCCAAGATACACGGCATGTATCCTGAAGGCACCGATGTGGTGTTCGTGAACCTGAACAGCCTTCCCGAACGGCAACGGTTTGTGAAACTGCATGAATTGGCCCACAAAGTGCTTCCCTGGCAGATTTTTTCACACCTCGAAACGGATGATGTTCTGCGTGGAGAAACCAGGGAGAATTTTGAAATTGAAGCCAACATGTTTGCCGCTGAACTGCTTTTTCAGGGTGCCCGTTTCCAGAACCAGGCCCTGCTGGAGCCCCTGGACATTCGCAGCGCCCTGAAACTCGCCCAGCGGTTTGGAGCATCCGCACAGGCTTCACTGCAACGCTACGTTCACACGCATGAAGCACCTTGTGCACTGGTGGTGCTGAATGAAGAGCGCACCTCCACAGTGCGTGGCCCTGCTCACACTGTCCGGCAGGTGATCACCTCCCAGGCCTTTCCAGAGTGCACCCCATGGTGGAAGCCCGGAGACCTGCTGCCAAGTGAACACCCATTGATCCGGCACTTCAAACGGTCTGCCTTGACGGCAAACATCCCAGAGTACATCACATTCGACACCCCCAGCGGCATTTGCAGGTGCAACCTCCAGATGTTCCGCAATTCTTATAGAATGATGGTGTTTCTTGCTCCACAACGGGCACAACCCCGCCGACAGAACAGCACCCGCAGCCAGGTGCAACGGCTGTAA
- a CDS encoding CBASS cGAMP-activated phospholipase has translation MDLDSAQSAPTQSPSTGERPFQILALDGGGIKGLFTASLLKAFEDDLGCTITDHFDLITGTSTGGIIALALGLGKSPQDIVDFYLKKGPSIFRNPLKGLVFFKHLVKRKFNPKALEEALMEVFGGHLLGHSQKRLVIPSYSNDSCLPCTFKTRHHPNFTRDWKRPMVDIALATSAAPTYFPASTRIDNIRHLDGGLWANNPILVGLTEAVSYLEIPVSQIKILSLGTTGALTNRSRRMDHGGLSQWAWDITNILMDAQSNGATFIAHNLLGDQGKQPQSERILRINPTVPPKLFELDRIDERRILSLASETSKAYTPRLKEMFLSHQAPSFTPLP, from the coding sequence ATGGATTTAGATTCCGCTCAGTCTGCTCCAACCCAGTCTCCATCCACCGGTGAAAGGCCATTTCAAATCCTCGCCCTGGATGGAGGAGGCATCAAAGGCCTTTTCACAGCAAGCCTTCTCAAGGCCTTTGAAGATGACCTTGGCTGCACCATCACCGACCACTTCGACCTGATCACCGGCACCAGCACCGGAGGCATCATTGCCCTGGCCCTCGGCCTCGGGAAATCTCCCCAGGACATTGTTGATTTCTACCTTAAAAAAGGCCCCAGCATCTTCCGCAATCCCCTGAAAGGGCTGGTGTTCTTCAAACACCTGGTCAAAAGGAAATTCAATCCCAAGGCCCTGGAAGAAGCCCTGATGGAAGTCTTTGGGGGCCATCTTCTGGGTCACAGCCAAAAACGCCTGGTGATCCCCAGTTACAGCAACGACAGCTGTTTGCCCTGCACGTTCAAAACCCGCCACCACCCCAACTTCACCCGGGATTGGAAGCGCCCCATGGTTGACATTGCCCTAGCGACCTCAGCTGCCCCCACTTACTTCCCGGCCAGCACCCGGATCGACAACATCCGCCATCTCGATGGCGGCCTGTGGGCGAACAACCCCATCCTGGTCGGCTTGACAGAAGCTGTCAGTTACCTGGAAATCCCAGTCTCCCAGATCAAAATTCTCAGCCTAGGCACCACCGGTGCCCTCACCAACCGCTCCCGGCGCATGGACCACGGTGGACTCAGCCAGTGGGCCTGGGACATCACCAACATTCTGATGGACGCCCAGAGCAACGGGGCCACCTTCATTGCCCACAACCTCCTGGGAGACCAGGGCAAACAACCCCAGAGCGAACGCATCTTGCGCATCAACCCCACCGTACCACCCAAACTTTTTGAACTCGACCGGATCGATGAACGGCGCATCCTCAGCCTCGCCAGCGAAACCAGCAAAGCCTACACTCCACGCCTGAAAGAGATGTTTCTCTCCCACCAGGCACCCAGTTTCACCCCTTTGCCCTGA
- a CDS encoding metallophosphoesterase family protein, translated as MNPIRVIHLSDLHLGFQGPSNLTVPDGPHAGVPLRQHDLENAVEWLCSNLVQQPVPVNVVLIAGDVFDRSNPLPRAVHAAGRLIHILTQQEIEVVVVDGNHDTPSALSAGHPMAYLALFGAHIVHGEKVQVIHTDHWKSPHLQHLAVHCIPRRALKNLDVGEIHPFPDRCNVLLTHGLVASREDEPGEDGRIPRSLLEQSWDYIALGDWHGHMHQPVAGIPAYYPGSLERLHFGEAMRHPAQETDPYQVRGGLDVTLLPENETQVQSFPYPHARPMYHAQVEASEMTAEDLHARLDVLTQDLPAQGLLQVHVMGATQTLKAELNARNLNPIRQRIHRVELKWHLLHDTVEQSEQAAQAETLPEQWQAYLQRHAPDQSWLLQAGLEVLTEARTRLAQSAEEHP; from the coding sequence GTGAACCCAATCCGCGTGATCCACCTTTCCGATTTGCACCTGGGCTTTCAAGGCCCCTCAAACCTTACGGTTCCGGATGGCCCACATGCCGGGGTTCCCCTGAGGCAACATGACCTCGAAAATGCAGTGGAGTGGTTGTGCAGCAACCTGGTACAGCAACCTGTTCCTGTGAACGTGGTTTTAATTGCAGGAGATGTCTTTGACCGCTCCAACCCCTTGCCACGAGCAGTGCATGCTGCAGGGCGACTGATTCACATTTTAACCCAACAAGAAATTGAAGTGGTGGTGGTGGACGGGAACCACGACACGCCCAGTGCCCTCTCTGCCGGGCATCCCATGGCTTACCTCGCCCTTTTTGGCGCACACATTGTTCACGGTGAAAAGGTGCAGGTGATTCACACAGACCACTGGAAGAGCCCTCACCTGCAACACCTTGCGGTGCACTGCATTCCTCGCCGGGCTTTGAAGAATCTTGATGTTGGTGAAATCCACCCCTTTCCAGACCGCTGCAATGTGCTGCTCACCCATGGACTGGTGGCCAGTCGAGAAGATGAACCTGGTGAGGATGGACGCATTCCACGCTCACTTCTCGAACAATCCTGGGATTACATTGCCTTGGGAGACTGGCATGGTCACATGCACCAGCCTGTCGCGGGAATTCCTGCCTATTATCCGGGCAGTCTGGAACGGCTGCATTTTGGAGAGGCCATGCGGCATCCAGCCCAGGAAACAGATCCTTACCAGGTGCGGGGTGGGCTGGATGTGACCCTGTTGCCTGAGAACGAAACGCAAGTCCAGTCTTTCCCTTACCCCCATGCCCGGCCCATGTATCATGCCCAGGTGGAAGCCAGTGAAATGACGGCAGAAGACCTGCATGCACGACTGGATGTGCTCACCCAGGACCTTCCAGCACAGGGCTTGCTGCAAGTGCACGTCATGGGGGCCACCCAGACCCTGAAAGCAGAACTCAATGCCCGGAACCTCAACCCCATCCGGCAGCGCATCCACCGAGTGGAACTCAAATGGCATTTGCTTCATGACACCGTTGAACAGAGTGAACAGGCGGCCCAGGCAGAAACGTTGCCAGAACAATGGCAGGCCTACCTGCAACGCCATGCTCCTGATCAAAGCTGGCTTTTACAAGCAGGCCTGGAGGTCCTGACGGAAGCCCGGACACGCCTTGCCCAGAGTGCCGAGGAACACCCGTGA
- a CDS encoding helix-turn-helix domain-containing protein, translating to MTLPTPDPPTLGEELRKTRKQHGFTLKDVEKETGISNAYLSQLETGKIDRPAPDKLYQLAQMYRINFNDLMVKAGHIRKRSDLPEDHPQLVGTALSAEKLTPEEEKALLMYLKHILRNPDRNGG from the coding sequence ATGACCCTCCCCACCCCAGACCCCCCAACCCTTGGAGAAGAACTGAGAAAAACGCGAAAACAACACGGCTTCACGCTCAAAGACGTGGAAAAAGAGACTGGCATCAGCAATGCCTACCTCAGCCAGCTTGAAACAGGCAAGATTGACCGGCCAGCGCCGGACAAACTCTACCAGCTTGCTCAAATGTACAGAATCAATTTCAATGACCTGATGGTGAAAGCCGGCCACATCCGCAAACGCAGCGACTTGCCTGAAGACCACCCCCAGCTGGTGGGCACAGCCCTATCTGCAGAAAAACTCACGCCGGAAGAAGAAAAAGCCCTTCTGATGTACCTCAAACATATTCTGCGCAACCCAGACCGCAATGGAGGATGA
- a CDS encoding AAA family ATPase, whose translation MSILKLTLENFKRYREATEVVFPKGLTLVTGENGAGKSTLTQAMLQALFGPYPLTDVRSDGTGNQTVRVGFALESQGVVLEASTQNTQHRIRVNGNTIIDFGPNSKEAATKYTRAFLGGLGSKAFERVYFAMQGETHALVTESRAELRRLFEEVLQLDVITTAVEVQAKNHQAHLNTLMQDLAVACSVADRVSQDPKRQVLLSRTSRAQAKHTRGEPLSLLLTALGNAQVVHHEVTILLQEQENAARQLLVSHQRLMEDQEQQILILENKVESWKQKERTLLELQRQQNSAEGMLKGAGQDLQRLEQELTDADSHQEAAQQHQQLLAQQEDLKWQWQSCREVKEAHELVEQAHLAHLKCQQKLQSFLNLEGHITSVQANIDRLLSAQQTVALDPHVENFELLQQEKVQLGLQFKEHQQALSVLTAQQDVMCPTCGQALHDHQRLLREDHLRFWLQQVYPQQSQEVIVQLQAIELDRANRHQKVTEMGLEVQQLREELAVLNSRIKERQVVIDEAEQAHQVWEGARAALGSEVFDPQQEIHLQEKLKVVEQQILDLQPQVMRFMKRQQLVVYIAEKKAQMASFQQNMAALKAAERELGHDPEKFQASVALVAQLKHERTDLVRKQQQKETTLKDTLRQVQDALGLQQQLEDTSFRVQQSLVLFQREEQLLEHLKGFHSHFFQANTHQVLKRATELLLPVLDSTLSRLEMDDQGNLKYQDPAGVSRKVQRLSGGEKALVGLCLRLALAERAQSIATEGRVRFLVLDEVLSSLDDGKREQVQDILEDVLRRGVFEHIIMITHIDDVKLNWRAHRLDVQKTGETTSRMWFQHL comes from the coding sequence GTGAGCATACTGAAATTGACCCTGGAAAATTTCAAGCGATACCGTGAAGCGACGGAAGTGGTGTTCCCCAAAGGACTCACCCTGGTCACGGGAGAGAATGGGGCCGGGAAATCCACCCTCACCCAGGCAATGTTGCAGGCCCTGTTCGGCCCTTATCCCCTCACAGATGTGCGGTCAGATGGCACAGGCAACCAGACGGTGCGGGTGGGTTTTGCCCTGGAAAGCCAGGGTGTTGTGCTGGAAGCGTCCACCCAGAACACCCAGCATCGCATTCGTGTCAACGGCAACACCATCATTGATTTTGGACCGAACAGCAAGGAAGCCGCCACAAAATACACCCGAGCTTTTCTGGGTGGGCTGGGCAGCAAGGCTTTCGAACGGGTTTACTTTGCAATGCAGGGCGAAACCCACGCCCTGGTCACCGAATCCAGAGCAGAACTCAGAAGGCTGTTTGAAGAAGTGCTGCAACTGGACGTCATCACCACCGCTGTTGAGGTGCAGGCTAAAAACCACCAGGCGCACCTCAACACCCTGATGCAGGATCTGGCAGTGGCTTGTAGTGTGGCTGACCGTGTTTCGCAGGACCCTAAACGCCAGGTGCTTCTCAGCAGGACTTCTCGTGCCCAGGCAAAGCACACCCGAGGAGAACCCCTGAGCCTCCTGTTGACCGCTTTGGGAAACGCGCAAGTGGTTCATCATGAGGTCACTATTTTGTTGCAGGAACAGGAGAACGCAGCACGCCAGCTTCTGGTTTCCCACCAACGATTGATGGAAGACCAAGAGCAACAGATTCTGATCCTCGAAAACAAAGTGGAGTCCTGGAAACAAAAAGAGAGGACCCTGCTGGAATTGCAACGCCAGCAAAACAGCGCTGAGGGCATGTTAAAAGGTGCAGGGCAGGACCTGCAGCGTCTGGAACAGGAGTTAACTGATGCAGACAGTCACCAGGAGGCCGCTCAGCAACACCAGCAGTTGCTTGCCCAGCAAGAAGACCTCAAATGGCAGTGGCAGAGCTGTCGGGAAGTGAAAGAAGCCCATGAACTGGTGGAGCAGGCCCACTTGGCCCACCTGAAGTGTCAGCAGAAACTGCAATCTTTCTTGAATCTCGAAGGGCACATCACCAGCGTGCAAGCCAACATTGATCGACTGTTGTCGGCACAACAAACGGTGGCTTTAGACCCCCATGTTGAGAACTTTGAACTTCTGCAACAAGAGAAGGTGCAGCTGGGTTTGCAATTTAAAGAACATCAACAAGCGCTCAGTGTACTGACTGCCCAACAGGATGTGATGTGTCCCACTTGCGGTCAGGCATTGCATGATCACCAGCGCCTCCTTCGAGAAGATCACCTCAGATTCTGGTTGCAGCAAGTGTATCCTCAGCAATCACAGGAGGTGATCGTGCAGCTCCAGGCCATTGAACTGGACCGGGCAAACAGGCATCAAAAGGTGACCGAAATGGGCCTTGAGGTTCAGCAATTGAGGGAAGAGCTTGCAGTCCTGAACAGCCGCATTAAAGAACGACAAGTGGTCATAGATGAAGCTGAACAGGCCCATCAGGTGTGGGAGGGTGCCAGGGCAGCATTGGGATCAGAGGTGTTTGATCCGCAGCAGGAAATTCACTTGCAAGAAAAGCTGAAGGTTGTGGAGCAGCAGATTTTGGACTTGCAGCCCCAGGTGATGCGGTTTATGAAAAGGCAGCAACTGGTCGTCTACATCGCTGAGAAGAAAGCACAGATGGCTTCATTTCAGCAGAACATGGCTGCTCTGAAAGCTGCTGAACGAGAACTGGGACACGACCCTGAAAAATTTCAGGCCAGTGTCGCCCTGGTGGCGCAACTCAAGCATGAACGCACCGATCTGGTCCGTAAGCAACAACAGAAGGAAACCACTCTGAAGGATACCCTCCGTCAGGTTCAAGATGCTCTTGGTCTTCAGCAACAACTTGAAGATACGAGTTTCCGGGTGCAGCAGAGTCTGGTGCTGTTTCAAAGGGAAGAGCAGCTGCTGGAGCACCTCAAAGGATTCCACAGCCATTTCTTTCAGGCCAATACCCATCAGGTCCTGAAGCGTGCCACAGAATTGTTGCTTCCCGTGCTGGATTCCACTCTCTCTCGCCTTGAGATGGATGACCAGGGCAACCTGAAGTACCAGGACCCAGCAGGTGTCAGCCGAAAAGTGCAGCGTTTGTCGGGTGGAGAAAAAGCCCTGGTGGGGCTGTGCTTGCGGCTGGCGTTGGCCGAACGTGCCCAGAGCATTGCGACAGAAGGTCGGGTGCGTTTTCTGGTGTTGGATGAGGTGCTCTCCAGTCTGGATGATGGGAAACGCGAGCAGGTGCAAGACATCCTGGAAGACGTGCTGCGGCGTGGAGTCTTTGAACACATCATCATGATCACCCACATTGATGATGTCAAACTCAACTGGCGTGCACATCGACTGGATGTTCAGAAAACGGGCGAAACCACCAGTAGGATGTGGTTTCAACACTTGTAA